The Hypomesus transpacificus isolate Combined female chromosome 2, fHypTra1, whole genome shotgun sequence genome window below encodes:
- the setd2 gene encoding histone-lysine N-methyltransferase SETD2 isoform X3 has product MDALVNTEIREEGGNTSVKVEGLSKAAILKGLSPRVMLSSRLLPKGTKMKVNLEEQGRQKVSFSFCQTKKPLPSVFLAPPSPEKSLSELPSAVPPGTSLPQDTAGLAESQLEQIQPPLVSTSVAETHVPQTSESSAPRPKVDLGKMHFKKQILSVSVNEDNFTPSVTSQEPPSPEQQSIMQSPVKNENEFPSPQSQLSLQNVVNDCPSENAPMAASEEKLIPVLKKTTDSSQTRKDDVDGSNNTEQDTIENTKTRSQSDSTLPGSESDGDSVRTSSSHKSGEPKSTEKSESRHEAMNISSRSKLEEKENNSHVRLDKHEKTSSYSRVEREPRRTSSRSCHSDKDRRRERSRSRSRSRSLRTNSSHSRSERTRSDRGFRSERSHYNESERKSHRSPPHRERRGSRSRTDSRIRDSSDSEDEVRRNRTRTSESSRSSTHSGSQRDAKSSSHSKSEKSVDSPNSSELDKRTQSSSERVKRTSDTDSQQKGSPDVESYCRKSNSNCKSETRIKPSYSSPTTRSQTSSKNLQKNSSSDSEGDLKGKSKSQSSDKNSGSKENSATCYKNSSAPDSKPIMTCKSPVSISGNGRQSTDTFHSPIKMQTHLESMASHPQSKEDNLEFYSQPVDACRMHEFLDKATLPSHDKVVQEAPLSSSLNCLHVDSKTEIESRGSDLPASLPNPSGVDLLVKQNSPAVKIDESQVELHVANTTFFSSNGRVLSNEQLVESKPTMSTADVFVRENMQQNTSLEKILETCRNVTVNIQSCTSFPIKSESSCSEPEQRILKNQSEQPDIDVMKKKRANAKKSRWDIVGQDTSDSDNPQKLLGQESKPTVRKVISVKSIEFTKEIIQGERSVLKGEGQQESVIHSKLIKQERIPKDEPSSVNITPRKSDQLDTCRVSNDHFDIKHPVDHHVKPPLVLNHISQGDKATLEPTWNGDDNEDKHKLGTLKTKLLKSHSECSDSEDSEYDSDCGAAIKRLHSVVVVPKNSTLTQDPQDPSLCSPASISDCQHVKRASDLEGDLHFNPQQRHRGGSSMSEGTKQSSITDGNNPARDSLYYQSQSNMIDSTSQFEGSSFISTQPYKDSDSAQERPKIGPPIAQGPAYSLDNSSRQSDPGHSQHSDSVQGGRMLSHYQHRNFSSLENLNSKEGFDAGWNFTHVEQPTSTYQQPDSSYGTSLQNPKQLGSSSFGQEYSQAYAYWTQQPTNMPVYIHVAPHYKETVSQVHPDSLTNDHEEDSGPKPLGFGKLALQCNGPNLLGSSTFVQAHEISSNCRGPVSESIPIPEPTREEHLRPHRGRGPPKKRRPEIESDSDNEAEFGKRVHLIDGNAHKFSKDSKETSGKAEVQRPLLSLREFQDASNWREMARAKRMPPYFDLIEENLYLTERKKSKSHRDIKRMQCECSVLTREERSRGVLACGEDCLNRLLMIECSSRCLNGAYCSNRRFQMKQHADFEVILTEDKGWGLRAAKDLPPNTFVLEYCGEVLDHKEFKTRVKEYARNKNIHYYFMALKNNEIIDATLKGNCSRFMNHSCEPNCETQKWTVNGQLRVGFFTTKMVPAGTELTFDYQFQRYGKEAQKCFCGASSCRGFLGGENRVSVRAAGGKMKKERSRKKDTVSVLTTVDEELEALLENGEGLYDEKEVVSLCRLMVRMENMEQKLTCLKLIQDTQNPSCLKQFLDHHGLSLLWIFMVELSEAKGNSANNVKLQFEIMKTLSVLPISTKNMLEESRVLQFIQRWAQTHSLPQPAENDGYSSENTSRAQTPLNTPDGSAAKLGTDLDSDTPKRAVYRRLKIISENSLDSALSDASKASDGKEEEEDDDEEEDEDASRMGLSESKAEKTESALGGDGQTPVDKPMEAAIQEQQEKKEEAEPSNSTKLKEKADEQEMKLETDEKESGQEQPSQPLEEMVVLEEVEKPVEVVQEPESHSAHAQTEDVNTALAEQPVGLEEATAEMEDVEKAPGSEEQPKEDQMVPEAPLHCEVSQAPSNMEGSPSMEAPETTSNAEHAVPLHSLEDPEAPIGSDIPATSPSTEVPEAPLTSDVHMEEHAIDAQAVHLALETQAVDSTPENQVEDLTPADQVMDSTPENQVMDPTIENQVMDPSPEVQAVDLTPEVQEVDPIVEVQAVNSNPEAQVVDPAPEIQVGDPAPEAQVVDPAPEIQVGDPAPEAQVVDPAPEVQVVDPAPEVQVVDPAPEVQVVDPAPEVQVVDPAPEVQVVDPAPEVQVVDPAPEAQVVDPAPEAQVVDPAPEAQVVDPAPEAQVVDPAPDAPAAPVEPSAVGTPSQDEEEGVSDVESERSQEPPINVLDISGMAARLLDSWKDLKEVYRIPKKSQVEKESNDRGRDRDAALTPRTPSASREREREREREKERDRDRDRERDRDRERERDRDRERDRERDWERDRERDWDRDRDRDRDSDKTHRSAGRRRRRASTSPPPSSYERSCRRNEERFDTPISSKKVQVKERNKLSTEERRKLFEQEVAQREAQKQQLQQQQLQTLAYDAMAYGSSPSFLAYPPGYPLQTFVDPTNPNAGKATPVTSLPQHIATTAMELTAGTPQQYASSGVAPQDPGVAVLSVPAQAATQVQGQQSYTTLWDPTTQQAVTVQTQPAQQFPPAPSQPQPAIYYQGQPCQTIYSIPTAPYPQANTPLIQAYSENASGYLHGQPVYTGHQQGVVVQQGGTVTTIVTSQTVQQEMIVPNSVIDLPPPSPPKAKTIVLPPGWKVARDPEGKIYYYHIITRQTQWDPPTWEGGSENAGVEHEAEMDLGTPTYDENPSKFSTKTAEADTSSELAKRSKESFRKEMSQFIVQCLNPYRKPDCKLGRISNTEDFKHLARKLTHGVMNKELKSCKNPEDLECNENVKHKTKEYIKKYMQKFGTVYRPKEDTELD; this is encoded by the exons ATGGATGCTCTGGTGAACACGGAGATCAG AGAAGAGGGGGGTAATACCTCG GTCAAGGTTGAGGGCCTATCCAAGGCAGCTATACTCAAAGGCCTTTCCCCAAGAGTTATGTTATCAAGCCGTCTCTTGCCTAAGGGAACCAAGATGAAGGTgaacctggaggagcagggtcgCCAGAAAGTGTCCTTCAGCTTCTGCCAGACAAAAAAACCATTACCGAGTGTTTTCCTGGCCCCTCCCAGCCCTGAAAAATCTCTCAGTGAACTTCCTTCCGCTGTTCCACCTGGAACGTCACTCCCTCAGGATACGGCAGGACTTGCAGAAAGTCAATTGGAGCAAATACAACCACCTTTAGTGTCCACATCTGTAGCAGAGACCCATGTACCTCAAACATCAGAATCTTCTGCCCCCAGACCTAAAGTGGACTTGGGGAAAATGCACTTCAAGAAGCAGATCCTCAGTGTTTCTGTTAATGAAGATAATTTTACACCTAGCGTCACATCACAGGAACCACCCTCCCCCGAGCAGCAGTCTATCATGCAATCTCCggtaaaaaatgaaaatgaattccCTTCTCCTCAGTCTCAGCTCAGCCTTCAGAACGTTGTTAATGACTGCCCCTCAGAGAATGCCCCCATGGCAGCCTCTGAAGAGAAGCTGATCCCTGTCCTCAAAAAGACAACAGATTCGTCCCAGACAAGAAAAGATGATGTTGATGGTTCCAATAACACAGAACAGGACACCATAGAAAATACGAAAACCCGGTCCCAATCTGACAGCACACTACCTGGTTCAGAATCTGATGGCGATTCAGTGCGGACGTCTTCCAGCCACAAGTCAGGGGAACCTAAGAGCACAGAGAAGTCAGAAAGTAGACACGAGGCAATGAACATTTCCTCAAGGTCCAAACtagaagaaaaggaaaataattCTCACGTGCGGTTGGATAAGCATGAAAAAACCTCCAGCTACTCAAGGGTAGAACGTGAACCAAGACGCACATCCTCGCGGTCCTGTCATTCAGACAAAGATCGCAGGAGAGAAAGAAGTCGTTCGCGGTCCAGATCGAGAAGCCTCCGGACTAATTCATCCCACTCTCGATCTGAGAGAACCAGAAGTGACCGAGGGTTTCGGTCTGAAAGGTCACATTACAATGAGTCAGAGCGAAAGTCTCACAGGAGCCCTCcacacagagaaaggagagggtcTCGTTCCCGGACTGACAGCAGGATCCGTGACAGTTCTGACTCTGAAGACGAGGTCCGGAGGAACCGAACTAGAACTAGTGAGTCCAGCAGATCATCCACCCACTCTGGCTCACAGAGAGATGCCAAGTCATCTTCTCATTCAAAATCTGAGAAATCTGTAGATTCTCCCAACTCTTCTGAGTTGGATAAAAGAACACAATCTTCGTCTGAAAGGGTAAAAAGAACATCAGACACAGATTCCCAACAGAAGGGTTCTCCTGATGTTGAATCTTATTGCAGGAAATCCAACAGTAATTGCAAATCAGAGACTCGTATTAAACCCAGTTATTCAAGCCCTACAACCCGGTCTCAAACATCTTCAAAAAACCTCCAGAAGAATAGCTCCAGCGACTCAGAGGGGGATCTTAAAGGGAAATCAAAGTCACAGAGCTCTGACAAGAACTCTGGCTCTAAAGAAAACTCAGCAACTTGCTATAAAAATTCCAGTGCACCAGACTCTAAGCCTATTATGACCTGTAAGTCCCCAGTGAGCATTAGTGGAAACGGAAGACAATCAACAGACACATTTCACAGTCCCATTAAAATGCAAACACATTTAGAGTCTATGGCATCCCATCCACAGAGCAAAGAAGACAATTTAGAGTTTTATTCTCAACCAGTTGATGCATGTCGAATGCATGAATTCCTTGACAAGGCTACCCTACCATCCCATGATAAAGTTGTGCAAGAAGCACCTCTTTCATCGTCTTTAAATTGTTTACATGTTGACAGCAAAACAGAAATAGAATCAAGAGGCAGTGACCTTCCTGCAAGTTTACCAAACCCGTCTGGAGTAGACCTGTTGGTTAAACAAAATTCCCCAGCTGTGAAGATAGATGAATCGCAAGTAGAACTTCATGTAGCCAATACTACTTTTTTCAGTAGTAATGGTAGAGTGCTATCCAACGAGCAATTGGTAGAGTCCAAACCGACAATGTCTACTGCAGATGTATTTGTTAGAGAAAACATGCAACAGAACACTAGTCTGGAAAAGATCCTTGAAACATGTAGAAATGTGACTGTAAACATCCAGTCTTGCACAAGCTTCCCTATCAAATCTGAATCATCGTGCTCCGAACCTGAACAGCGGATTCTGAAAAACCAGAGTGAACAGCCAGACATCGATGTGATGAAGAAAAAGCGAGCCAATGCAAAGAAGTCCCGTTGGGATATTGTTGGTCAGGACACCTCAGACAGTGATAATCCTCAGAAATTGCTTGGCCAAGAAAGCAAGCCTACCGTTAGAAAAGTCATCTCAGTTAAAAGTATAGAATTTACTAAAGAAATTATTCAAGGAGAACGGTCTGTGTTGAAGGGTGAAGGGCAACAGGAGTCTGTGATACATTCCAAACTAATAAAGCAGGAAAGAATACCCAAGGATGAACCCAGCTCTGTAAATATCACCCCTAGAAAAAGTGACCAACTAGACACATGTAGAGTCAGTAACGACCATTTTGACATCAAACACCCTGTTGACCATCATGTCAAACCCCCTTTAGTTTTAAATCATATCTCACAGGGAGACAAAGCTACTTTGGAGCCAACCTGGAATGGTGATGACAACGAAGATAAACATAAACTTGGAACCCTCAAGACCAAACTGCTGAAAAGTCACAGTGAGTGCAGTGATAGTGAAGATTCAGAGTATGATTCTGATTGTGGTGCAGCCATAAAACGGTTGCACTCTGTGGTGGTTGTGCCAAAGAATTCCACCCTGACGCAGGACCCACAAGATCCATCTCTCTGCAGTCCAGCCAGCATCTCAGACTGTCAGCATGTCAAAAGGGCCAGTGACCTAGAGGGTGACCTGCACTTCAACCCACAGCAGAGGCATAGAGGGGGTTCTAGCATGAGTGAAGGCACTAAGCAGTCTAGTATCACAGATGGAAATAACCCAGCACGTGACAGTTTGTATTATCAATCTCAGAGCAACATGATTGATAGTACCAGTCAGTTTGAGGGCTCCAGTTTCATCAGTACTCAGCCTTACAAGGATTCTGACAGTGCCCAAGAGAGACCAAAGATTGGGCCACCAATCGCCCAGGGTCCAGCCTACAGCCTTGACAACTCTTCCAGGCAGTCTGACCCAGGACATTCACAGCACAGTGACAGTGTTCAAGGTGGACGGATGCTCTCCCATTACCAACACAGAAACTTCTCTAGCCTGGAGAACCTCAACAGCAAGGAAGGCTTCGATGCAGGCTGGAACTTCACACATGTAGAGCAGCCCACCAGCACATACCAACAGCCTGACAGTAGTTATGGGACAAGTTTACAAAATCCCAAACAGCTTGGAAGCTCCTCCTTTGGACAGGAGTACAGTCAAGCTTATGCCTACTGGACCCAACAACCCACCAACATGCCGGTCTACATCCATGTAGCTCCTCACTATAAGGAGACTGTTAGTCAAGTTCATCCTGACTCTCTGACTAATGACCACGAGGAGGACAGTGGACCTAAACCATTAGGCTTTGGTAAACTGGCATTGCAATGCAATGGACCCAACCTTCTGGGATCTTCTACCTTTGTTCAAGCCCATGAAATAAGTAGCAACTGCAGGGGCCCTGTCAGTGAGAGCATTCCCATTCCTGAGCCCACTAGAGAAGAACACCTGAGACCCCACAGAGGCAGAGGTCCTCCCAAGAAAAGACGCCCTGAGATCGAGTCAGATTCTGATAATGAAGCAGAGTTCGGCAAAAGAGTACACCTCATAGACGGCAATGCCCATAAGTTCTCCAAAGACTCTAAGGAAACCTCAGGGAAGGCTGAGGTGCAGCGCCCTCTGCTTAGCCTGCGGGAGTTCCAGGATGCCAGCAACTGGAGAGAGATGGCCAGAGCCAAGAGGATGCCACCGTACTTTGATCTGATTGAGGAGAATCTTTATTTGACAGAGAG AAAGAAGAGTAAATCTCATCGAGACATCAAGCGTATGCAGTGTGAGTGTTCAGTCCTAACAAGGGAAGAACGGTCACGTGGAGTATTGGCTTGTGGGGAGGACTGCCTTAACCGTTTGCTGATGATAGAATG TTCATCACGGTGCCTGAATGGAGCCTATTGCTCTAACCGACGCTTCCAGATGAAACAACATGCAGACTTTGAGGTTATTCTGACTGAAGATAAAGGCTGGGGACTGCGGGCCGCCAAGGACCTGCCTCC GAACACTTTTGTGCTGGAGTACTGCGGTGAGGTGTTGGACCACAAGGAGTTCAAGACGCGAGTGAAAGAGTATGCACGCAACAAGAACATACACTACTACTTCATGGCCTTGAAGAataatgag ATCATAGATGCAACACTGAAGGGGAACTGCTCTCGCTTTATGAACCACAGCTGTGAGCCCAATTGTGAGACTCAGAAG tGGACTGTAAACGGTCAACTCCGAGTTGGCTTCTTCACTACTAAGATGGTGCCGGCTGGAACGGAACTGACATTCGATTACCAGTTCCAGCGATACGG CAAAGAGGCCCAGAAATGCTTCTGTGGGGCTTCCAGCTGCAGAGGCTTCCTGGGTGGGGAGAACCGGGTCAGTGTTCGCGCCGCAGGAGGGAAGATGAAGAAGGAGCGCAGCCGCAAGAAGGACACAGTGAGCGTGCTCACAACG GTGGATGAGGAGCTGGAGGCACTGCTGGAGAATGGAGAAGGCCTGTACGATGAGAAGGAGGTGGTGTCTCTCTGCAGACTGATGGTCCGCATGGAAAACATGGAGCAAAAACTGACCTGCCTTAAACTCATCCAA GATACCCAGAATCCCTCATGCCTGAAGCAGTTCCTGGACCACCATGGTCTGTCATTGTTGTGGATTTTCATGGTGGAGCTGTCCGAAGCCAAGGGCAACAGTGCCAATAACGTCAAACTGCAGTTTGAG ATCATGAAGACCCTGTCCGTGCTGCCCATCTCTACTAAGAACATGCTGGAGGAGAGTCGAGTCCTGCAGTTCATCCAGCGATGGGCCCAAACCCACTCCCTACCCCAGCCTGCAGAGAACGACGGCTACTCCAGCGAGAATACGTCCCGTGCTCAAACGCCTCTCAACACTCCTGATGGGTCTGCTGCCAAACTTGGAACGGACCTGGACAGCGACACCCCAAAACGGGCTGTCTACCGCCGCCTCAAGATCATCAGCGAGAACAGCCTGGACAGCGCGCTCTCGGACGCCAGCAAAGCTTCTGacgggaaagaggaggaagaggatgatgacgaggaggaagacgaggatgcCTCGCGGATGGGTCTGTCCGAGAGcaaagcagagaagactgaaAGTGCGTTAGGAGGTGATGGTCAGACTCCAGTGGATAAGCCCATGGAAGCAGCTAtccaggagcagcaggagaaaaaagaggaggcggagcctagcaacagtaccaagctcaaAGAGAAAGCAGACGAGCAGGAGATGAAATTGGAGACcgatgagaaagagagtgggcaGGAGCAGCCAAGTCAGCCTCTGGAAGAGATGGTGGTGCTGGAAGAAGTGGAAAAGCCTGTCGAAGTTGTCCAGGAGCCAGAAAGTCATTCTGCTCATGCCCAGACAGAAGATGTTAACACTGCACTAGCAGAGCAACCAGTTGGTCTGGAGGAAGCCAcagcagagatggaggatgtTGAGAAGGCTCCAGGCAGTGAAGAGCAGCCCAAAGAAGACCAGATGGTACCAGAGGCTCCCCTCCACTGTGAGGTTTCCCAGGCTCCTTCCAACATGGAGGGGTCCCCCAGCATGGAGGCCCCTGAGACTACCTCCAACGCAGAGCATGCTGTTCCCCTCCACAGCTTGGAGGACCCGGAGGCTCCCATTGGCTCTGATATCCCTGCAACTTCTCCCAGTACAGAGGTTCCTGAAGCACCCCTTACCTCAGATGTCCATATGGAGGAACATGCTATAGATGCCCAGGCAGTGCACCTAGCCCTAGAAACCCAGGCAGTCGACTCTACCCCAGAGAATCAGGTAGAGGACCTTACCCCAGCTGATCAGGTAATGGACTCAACTCCAGAAAACCAGGTCATGGACCCAACCATAGAAAACCAGGTGATGGACCCAAGCCCAGAGGTCCAAGCAGTTGACTTAACCCCAGAAGTCCAAGAAGTGGATCCAATTGTAGAGGTTCAGGCTGTCAACTCAAACCCAGAGGCCCAGGTGGTAGACCCAGCCCCAGAGATCCAGGTGGGAGACCCAGCCCCAGAGGCCCAGGTGGTAGACCCAGCCCCAGAGATCCAGGTGGGAGACCCAGCCCCAGAGGCCCAGGTGGTAGACCCAGCCCCAGAGGTCCAAGTGGTAGACCCAGCCCCAGAGGTCCAGGTGGTAGACCCAGCCCCAGAGGTCCAAGTGGTAGACCCAGCCCCAGAGGTCCAGGTGGTAGACCCAGCCCCAGAGGTCCAGGTGGTAGACCCAGCCCCAGAGGTCCAGGTGGTAGACCCAGCCCCAGAGGCCCAGGTGGTAGACCCAGCCCCAGAGGCCCAGGTGGTAGACCCAGCCCCAGAGGCCCAGGTGGTAGACCCAGCCCCAGAGGCCCAGGTGGTAGACCCAGCCCCGGACGCCCCCGCTGCCCCTGTAGAGCCCTCAGCAGTTGGAACTCCCTctcaggatgaggaggaaggtgtGTCTGATGTGGAAAGTGAGAGGAGCCAGGAACCTCCGATCAACGTTTTGGACATCAGTGGCATGGCTGCCAGACTGTTAGACAGCTGGAAGGACCTGAAG GAGGTCTACAGAATACCAAAAAAAAGCCAGGTGGAGAAGGAGTCTAATG ATCGCGGTCGAGATCGTGATGCTGCCCTGACTCCTCGTACCCCTTCTGCCAGCCGGGAAcgtgagagggagcgagagagggagaaggagagagacagagatagggacagagaaagagacagagaccgtgagagggaaagagaccgTGACAGAGAGCGGGATagggagagggactgggagagagacagggagagagactgggatagggacagggacagggatcGCGACTCTGACAAAACCCACCGCAGCGCTGGCCGTCGGCGAAGACgagcctccacctcccccccgccctccagCTACGAGCGAAGCTGCCGGCGCAACGAGGAGCG ATTTGATACGCCCATCAGCAGCAAGAAGGTTCAGGTGAAGGAACGCAACAAGTTGTCAACGGAGGAGCGCAGGAAGCTGTTTGAGCAGGAGGTGGCGCAGCGCGAGGCTCAgaaacagcagctccaacagcagcagctccagaCCCTGGCCTACGACGCCATGGCCTACGGTTCCAGCCCTAGCTTCCTGGCCTACCCCCCTGGTTACCCCCTCCAGACCTTTGTAGACCCAACCAACCCCAATGCGGGCAAG gcCACCCCGGTCACCAGCCTTCCTCAGCACATCGCCACCACCGCCATGGAGCTCACCGCTGGCACGCCCCAGCAGTACGCCTCCTCCGGTGTGGCCCCCCAGGACCCTGGAGTAGCCGTCCTGTCTGTGCCTGCCCAGGCAGCCACCCAGGTGCAGGGTCAGCAGAGCTACaccaccctgtgggaccccacCACCCAGCAGGCAGTCACTGTGCAGACCCAGCCAGCCCAGCAGTTCCCCCCAGCTCCCTCACAGCCCCAGCCCGCCATCTACTACCAGGGCCAGCCCTGCCAGACCATCTACAGCATCCCCACCGCCCCCTACCCGCAGGCCAACACTCCTCTCATTCAG GCATACAGTGAGAATGCTTCCGGATACCTCCACGGCCAGCCCGTCTACACTGGCCACCAGCAGGGGGTGGTGGTTCAGCAGGGAGGCACAGTCACCACCATCGTCACCTCCCAGACCGTccagcag GAGATGATTGTCCCCAACAGTGTCATCGACCTaccccctccgtctccccccAAAGCCAAGACCATCGTCCTGCCTCCTGGCTGGAAGGTGGCCAGGGACCCAGAGGGCAAAATCTACTACTACCACATCATCACCAG GCAAACCCAGTGGGACCCTCCGACCTGGGAGGGGGGCAGTGAAAACGCAGGCGTGGAGCACGAGGCCGAGATGGACTTGGGGACGCCGACCTACGACGAGAACCCCTCCAAG tTCTCCACTAAGACGGCAGAAGCAGACACCTCCAGTGAGCTAGCAAAGAGAAGCAAAGAGTCATTCCGAAAGGAG ATGTCCCAGTTCATAGTGCAGTGCCTCAACCCATATCGGAAGCCAGACTGTAAACTGGGCCGCATCAGCAACACTGAAGACTTCAAACACCTGGCCAGAAAG CTAACCCACGGTGTGATGAACAAGGAGCTGAAGTCCTGCAAGAATCCTGAGGACCTTGAGTGCAATGAGAACGTCAAGCACAAGACCAAGGAGTACATCAAGAAGTACATGCAGAAGTTTGGCACCGTGTACCGGCCTAAAGAGGACACAGAGCTGGACTAG